One window of the Pelmatolapia mariae isolate MD_Pm_ZW linkage group LG15, Pm_UMD_F_2, whole genome shotgun sequence genome contains the following:
- the LOC134643479 gene encoding bifunctional protein GlmU-like, producing the protein MSSAGAGSALQVHAIRVRPGQELLGTLQAFVEEKRLRAPFIVTCVGSLTKATLRLANATATKTNEVVHLSGHFEIVSLVGTLNPDAHIHISLSDFEGKTVGGHVLGDLEVFTTAEVVIGEAVDLEFTREMDEQTGFPELVVQPRPQTNQST; encoded by the exons AGTTCAGCAGGAGCAGGATCGGCCCTCCAGGTCCATGCGATCAGGGTTCGCCCGGGTCAGGAGCTGCTGGGAACTCTGCAGGCTTTCGTGGAGGAGAAGCGTCTCCGAGCGCCGTTCATAGTCACGTGTGTCGGCAGCCTCACCAAGGCGACGCTGCGGCTGGCGAATGCCAcggcaacaaaaacaaacgaG GTGGTACACCTCAGTGGGCACTTTGAGATCGTCTCCCTGGTGGGCACTCTCAACCCAGATGCCCACATCCACATCAGCCTCTCAGACTTTGAGGGCAAGACAGTGGGAGGTCATGTGCTGGGAGACCTGGAGGTGTTCACCACAGCTGAAGTGGTCATTGGTGAAGCGGTAGACCTGGAGTTCACCAGAGAGATGGATGAGCAAACGGGTTTCCCCGAGCTCGTGGTTCAACCACGACCACAGACCAACCAGTCAAcctga